A single window of Ornithorhynchus anatinus isolate Pmale09 chromosome 3, mOrnAna1.pri.v4, whole genome shotgun sequence DNA harbors:
- the C3H11orf96 gene encoding uncharacterized protein C11orf96 homolog: MAAAKPAEPMGICSSYQAVMPHPACAAEAFAPPGPPGPPGPPGPPGPPGRPAQPPRARARLRRARQARFKTQPVTFDEIQEVVEEEGVSPLEEEKAKKSFLQSLECLRRSTQNLSLQRDPRDPRDPRLGACKLRNSLDSSDSDSAL, translated from the coding sequence ATGGCGGCGGCCAAGCCGGCCGAGCCGATGGGCATCTGCTCCAGCTACCAGGCGGTGATGCCCCACCCGGCCTGCGCGGCGGAGGCCTtcgcgccccccggcccccccgggccccccgggcctcccgggccccccgggccccccggccggcccgcccagcccccccgggcccgggccaggcTGCGCCGAGCCCGGCAGGCGCGCTTCAAGACGCAGCCGGTGACTTTCGACGAGAtccaggaggtggtggaggaggagggcgtgTCGcccctggaggaggagaaagccaaGAAGTCCTTCCTGCAGTCGCTGGAGTGCCTGCGGCGCAGCACCCAGAACCTCAGCCTGCAGCGGGACCCCCGCGACCCCCGCGACCCCCGGCTGGGCGCCTGCAAGCTGCGCAACAGCCTCGACTCCAGCGACTCGGACTCGGCCCTGTGA